CAACCACTCGAAGTGTGCTGGCTCCCTACCCTCCCGCCAAGTTGAAGAAATTATTAAGTAAGCACCCGTCTTACTCACCAGATCAGATACCAAACGGCCGCACTCAGGGTCAATATTGGCAAGCTCAATCGCGGTGCGACGATCATACTCAGCGACAAACCCATCCCTGAGGCGCCTGCCGCTTTCTGTCGCGCGATGCTTTAACCAATTAGCGCTGTTAACGACGCCATCCAGATCAAGAGCAACAACAATCGACTCTCGTTCATCTATAGCGCCCACGCTGTTAGCTCTTCCCATAATATCTACCCGCTGCGGTAATTAGGAGGGGCCGCCCCCTCGAACACCTTAAAAAAAGGTCCACTCTGGCACCAGGAACAAAACAAACCAAAACATAATAATCGCGCAGATGGTTTACTGCCAGCATTGCTAGCTGGGACTGCTGACGATCAACGCTGGGACACAGATCTTGTTGCGGAAAGTGGTGCCTTACTGGGTTATAGAGTCTCTTTGGCGCCTGAACAGAACTTACTTGATAGACTCCTTCTGGTTCACGACAATATAAAAGAGCTTATGAGATTAGGAAGCGTATCTGGAAGCGACAACCACATATTGTGCATAGATCCACTTTTAGACCTTCGTAAAGGCATAACCTCTGCCCCTGGCGAACTGTCTAGCTCCTTACAGCTTCAATCAGACAATTTGAGCGTAGCAAAAGACGCCATACTGGTAGCATCCTCCCAAGTCTGCCATGGCGAACAAACACCAAAGATGCAGTAAGAACTCCGTGAACTCGTAACCGGCCTATTCAGTGTCGCGGGCCGCTTGTACTGATGAGATAGTGTATTTTGGT
This DNA window, taken from Teredinibacter purpureus, encodes the following:
- a CDS encoding HAD domain-containing protein gives rise to the protein MGRANSVGAIDERESIVVALDLDGVVNSANWLKHRATESGRRLRDGFVAEYDRRTAIELANIDPECGRLVSDLVSKTGAYLIISSTWREGREPAHFEWLFKTAGCPLPRGSVIGCTPVLDHLSSNKRGHEIDAWVKANAFGGRLIILDDDSEGFLDCQSLFTTDYQTGLTEENVKAILEYLAAS